A section of the Mesorhizobium loti genome encodes:
- a CDS encoding aldo/keto reductase yields MPEQITLNDGATIPQLGLGVWQVDHGITAQVVGWAIKAGYRLIDTAEGYQNEEGVGEAIRAAGVPRSELFITSKLRNGAHKRDAALRAFDDTMKKLGIEQLDLFLIHWPVPSQDKYVEAWKALIELQQAGRIKSIGVSNFNRDHLERIIGETGVVPVANQIELHPRFQQRALRDFHALHDIHTESWSPLGSGRLLSDPTIAGIAGKHGKSAAQTIIRWHLQQGLIVIPKSIHQDRITANFDVFDFELDAEDLKTIAGMDSADGRDGPNPATASFLF; encoded by the coding sequence ATGCCCGAACAGATCACGCTGAACGACGGCGCCACCATTCCGCAGCTTGGCCTTGGCGTCTGGCAGGTCGATCACGGCATCACCGCGCAAGTGGTGGGCTGGGCGATCAAGGCCGGGTATCGGCTGATCGACACCGCCGAGGGCTACCAGAACGAGGAAGGCGTCGGCGAGGCGATCCGCGCCGCCGGCGTGCCGAGAAGCGAGCTGTTCATCACCTCGAAACTGCGCAACGGCGCGCATAAGCGCGATGCGGCCCTTCGCGCCTTCGACGACACGATGAAGAAACTCGGCATCGAGCAGCTCGACTTGTTCCTGATCCACTGGCCGGTACCCAGCCAGGACAAATATGTCGAGGCCTGGAAGGCCTTGATCGAGCTGCAGCAGGCCGGCCGCATCAAATCGATCGGCGTCTCGAATTTCAACCGGGATCACCTGGAGCGCATCATCGGCGAGACCGGCGTGGTCCCGGTGGCCAACCAGATCGAACTGCACCCGCGCTTCCAGCAGCGTGCGCTCAGGGATTTCCATGCCCTGCATGACATCCATACCGAAAGCTGGAGCCCGCTCGGCAGCGGCCGGCTGCTCAGCGACCCGACCATAGCGGGCATTGCCGGCAAGCACGGCAAATCCGCCGCCCAGACGATCATCCGCTGGCACCTCCAGCAAGGGCTGATCGTCATCCCGAAGTCGATCCACCAGGACCGCATCACGGCCAATTTCGATGTCTTCGATTTCGAACTGGACGCAGAGGACCTGAAGACGATCGCCGGCATGGATTCGGCCGACGGCCGCGACGGACCGAACCCGGCTACGGCGTCGT